From one Phocaeicola salanitronis DSM 18170 genomic stretch:
- a CDS encoding glycoside hydrolase family 88/105 protein has protein sequence MQLLFASVALASNPYREAAQRFAGSEMARFPEAWQLDHGKRLFFGYAQGVGCCAMLEMWKATGERKYYEYVEEWGDTLIDANGTIWKYEMADYNLDFINSGKVLFDLYRETKDGKYKKAMDVLVRQLSRHPRTLEGGFWHKLVYPHQMWLDGLYMASPFLARYGAEFGRPDLIDDAVKQFRICHEHTYDARTGLYYHAWDESKSQRWANPETGTSPNFWGRSIGWWFMALVDVLDYISEDHSGRAELVGYIQGLAEALPKYQDKDGLWYQVIDQPQREGNFPEASVTTQCMYAYAKAVNKGYIAPEYRAVAEKAFRGLNAKLMKENADGTQTLTRCCQVGGLGGKPYRDGSFEYYIGEKMRDNDAKATGPYIMGCLELGK, from the coding sequence ATGCAGCTGCTTTTTGCTTCGGTGGCGTTGGCTTCCAATCCCTACCGGGAAGCGGCACAGCGTTTTGCCGGTTCGGAAATGGCGCGTTTCCCCGAAGCGTGGCAGCTCGACCATGGGAAACGCCTGTTCTTCGGCTATGCGCAGGGCGTAGGATGTTGCGCGATGCTGGAGATGTGGAAAGCTACCGGCGAGCGCAAGTATTACGAGTATGTGGAAGAGTGGGGCGATACCCTTATCGATGCCAACGGAACCATCTGGAAATACGAGATGGCAGATTATAACCTGGATTTCATCAATTCGGGGAAAGTGTTGTTCGACCTGTACCGCGAAACCAAGGACGGGAAGTACAAGAAAGCGATGGACGTGCTGGTACGCCAGCTGAGCCGCCATCCGCGCACGTTGGAAGGGGGCTTCTGGCACAAGCTGGTCTATCCGCATCAGATGTGGCTGGACGGGCTTTACATGGCTTCGCCTTTCTTGGCGCGCTACGGAGCGGAGTTCGGGCGTCCCGACTTGATAGACGATGCCGTGAAGCAGTTCCGCATCTGCCACGAGCACACGTACGATGCCCGGACAGGGCTGTATTATCATGCGTGGGACGAGAGCAAGTCGCAGCGGTGGGCGAATCCCGAGACCGGAACTTCTCCCAATTTCTGGGGACGGAGCATCGGATGGTGGTTCATGGCGCTGGTGGATGTGCTCGATTATATTTCCGAGGACCATTCCGGACGTGCCGAACTGGTTGGATACATTCAGGGCCTTGCCGAAGCGCTCCCCAAGTATCAGGACAAGGACGGGCTTTGGTATCAGGTGATTGACCAGCCCCAGCGTGAAGGCAACTTCCCCGAAGCCTCGGTCACTACGCAATGCATGTATGCATACGCCAAGGCGGTAAACAAAGGGTATATCGCTCCGGAATACCGTGCGGTGGCAGAAAAGGCCTTCCGTGGGCTGAACGCGAAGCTGATGAAGGAAAATGCCGACGGAACCCAGACGCTGACCCGCTGCTGTCAGGTAGGAGGCTTGGGCGGAAAGCCGTACCGCGACGGAAGCTTCGAGTATTACATCGGCGAGAAAATGCGCGATAACGATGCCAAGGCTACGGGCCCTTACATCATGGGGTGTCTGGAGCTGGGCAAGTAA
- a CDS encoding glycoside hydrolase family 28 protein: protein MAAFLASCQPTEEYKYESLYADLPFEMPRVEAPSFPDNEVNLSDFGAVGDGTQLCTEAFARAIDALSQKGGGRLTVPAGVWFTGPIVLKSNINLHVEKGAVILFSPDIDLYPLVETVFEGLDTRRCQSPISGRNLTNVAITGQGAIDGNGHFWRPLKRQKVTESQWKAATSRGGVYKRADYWFPYPGTLKGDTISNMNVPQNLKTEEEWQSIRPFLRPVMVSLIECKNVWLEGVIFQNSPAWNLHPLMCENVLIENVEVRNPSYAQNGDGLDLESCRNALIVNSTFDVGDDGICLKSGKDEDGRRRARPCENVIVDGCTVFKGHGGFVVGSEMSGGVRNVSVSNCQFLGTDVGLRFKSKRGRGGVVENIWVRNVSMIDIATEPVTFNLYYGGKSAVEVLESGEVVPAEVPAMPVDETTPCFRNIHIERLTCAGARRAMYFNGIPEMPIDGITLKHVRIRAREDAEFRYCKNVHQEDVEVQVVK, encoded by the coding sequence ATGGCGGCGTTTCTCGCTTCCTGCCAGCCGACAGAAGAGTATAAATACGAGTCGCTTTATGCGGATTTGCCTTTCGAAATGCCGCGTGTCGAGGCTCCTTCATTTCCCGATAACGAAGTCAATCTGAGCGATTTCGGGGCGGTGGGCGACGGTACACAGCTTTGTACCGAAGCGTTTGCCCGCGCCATCGACGCGCTCTCGCAAAAGGGCGGAGGCCGGCTTACGGTGCCTGCCGGCGTATGGTTTACAGGCCCTATCGTGCTGAAAAGCAACATCAACCTGCATGTCGAAAAGGGAGCGGTCATCCTCTTCTCGCCCGATATCGACCTGTATCCCTTGGTGGAAACGGTGTTCGAAGGGCTGGATACCCGCCGGTGCCAGTCGCCCATTTCGGGACGCAACCTGACCAATGTAGCGATTACCGGACAAGGGGCTATCGACGGCAACGGGCATTTCTGGCGTCCCCTGAAGCGGCAGAAGGTGACCGAGAGCCAATGGAAGGCGGCAACCTCGCGCGGAGGGGTCTACAAGCGCGCCGATTATTGGTTCCCTTACCCCGGAACGCTGAAGGGAGACACCATCAGCAACATGAACGTGCCTCAGAACCTCAAGACGGAAGAAGAATGGCAGAGCATCCGCCCGTTCCTGCGTCCGGTCATGGTGAGCCTGATAGAATGTAAGAACGTATGGCTGGAAGGCGTGATTTTCCAGAACTCTCCGGCATGGAACCTGCATCCGCTGATGTGCGAAAATGTGCTGATAGAGAACGTAGAGGTGCGCAATCCCAGCTATGCGCAAAACGGTGACGGGCTCGACCTGGAGTCATGCCGCAATGCCCTGATAGTCAATTCCACCTTCGATGTGGGCGATGACGGCATCTGCCTCAAGAGCGGGAAGGACGAAGACGGCCGCCGGCGCGCGCGTCCGTGCGAGAACGTCATCGTAGACGGCTGTACGGTCTTCAAGGGGCATGGAGGCTTTGTCGTGGGCAGCGAGATGAGCGGCGGCGTGCGCAACGTTTCGGTCAGCAATTGCCAGTTCCTCGGCACCGATGTCGGGTTGCGCTTCAAGAGCAAGCGCGGGCGCGGCGGTGTGGTAGAGAACATCTGGGTGCGCAACGTGTCGATGATTGACATCGCTACCGAGCCGGTTACGTTCAACTTGTATTACGGAGGCAAGTCGGCGGTCGAAGTGCTCGAAAGCGGCGAGGTAGTTCCCGCAGAAGTGCCTGCCATGCCCGTCGACGAAACCACTCCGTGCTTCCGCAACATCCACATCGAACGCCTGACGTGTGCGGGCGCGCGCCGTGCCATGTATTTCAACGGCATCCCCGAAATGCCCATCGACGGCATTACGCTGAAACACGTCCGTATCCGTGCACGCGAGGACGCTGAGTTCCGCTATTGCAAGAACGTACACCAGGAGGATGTGGAAGTTCAGGTAGTGAAGTAA
- a CDS encoding glycoside hydrolase N-terminal domain-containing protein yields the protein MKKQLLYSLAALTLAACSAEKQEPIDRRALVERNNPQVAAMDSLSSLSVGNGEFAYTVDATGLQTFPEVYKNGVPLGTQSQWGWHSFANTGNYKPEDAQKEYDFGRGHKEVYACQFKEEGRQKDASNWLRVNPHRLHLGIVGLELDESVTPGQVKDIRQTLDMWDGEITSSFSLDGTPYRVQTVCHPERDMIAARVSSAAPAGIKLRFPYPTGKHCDDACDWEANDKHSTTVVEQDGQSAVLKRQLDATTYYVTVRWEGDATLKEKEKNYFVLTPADTAFAFTCQFTPEPSDAPAVTFAQSEQAASAYWNTYWTKGGAVDFSLCTDPRAKELERRVVLSQYLMAIQCAGSTPPQETGLTYNSWFGKFHLEMIWWHQAHFALWGHPEMMGRTLGWYEKAEPVARQIAERQGFEGVRWMKMTDPSGIEAPSNVGSFLIWQQPHLIYLAELLYRAEPSDSIIQKYNKLVQETAEFMYSFATYDKENDRYILKGAIPAQETLRAADTVNPPFELSYWHYAMGVAQEWRERAGMERVPEWDVLIEKLSPLAYNEDHLYLAAETATDTYKDIRFTSDHMAVLGAVGILPMNKLINADYMRNTLDWVWDNWNWNKTWGWDYPMTAMDAARLGEPEKAVGALLMDKRTNTYLVNGHNYQDGRLRVYLPGNGGLLTAVAMMCAGWDGSEGVNPGFPKDGTWNVRWEGLKPMP from the coding sequence ATGAAGAAACAGTTACTTTATTCGTTGGCTGCCCTTACGCTGGCAGCATGTAGCGCGGAGAAGCAGGAACCCATCGACCGCCGGGCGTTGGTGGAGCGCAACAATCCGCAAGTGGCGGCGATGGATTCGCTATCGTCGCTCTCGGTGGGGAACGGCGAGTTTGCCTATACCGTAGACGCGACCGGGCTTCAGACTTTCCCCGAAGTGTATAAGAACGGAGTGCCTCTGGGCACACAGAGCCAATGGGGCTGGCACAGCTTTGCCAATACGGGCAACTACAAGCCCGAAGACGCCCAGAAGGAATACGATTTCGGGCGCGGGCACAAGGAGGTGTATGCGTGCCAGTTCAAGGAAGAAGGCCGTCAGAAAGACGCTTCCAACTGGCTTCGCGTCAATCCGCACCGCCTGCATCTGGGCATTGTGGGACTGGAGCTGGACGAGTCGGTTACGCCCGGTCAGGTGAAGGATATCCGTCAGACGCTGGATATGTGGGACGGAGAAATCACCAGCAGCTTTTCGCTGGACGGAACGCCTTACCGGGTACAGACCGTTTGCCATCCTGAACGCGACATGATAGCCGCACGGGTGTCTTCCGCTGCTCCTGCGGGCATCAAGCTCCGTTTCCCTTACCCTACGGGCAAGCATTGCGACGATGCGTGCGACTGGGAAGCGAACGACAAGCATTCGACTACGGTGGTGGAACAAGACGGGCAGAGCGCCGTGCTGAAACGCCAGCTGGACGCCACGACCTATTATGTGACGGTGCGCTGGGAAGGCGATGCTACCCTGAAGGAGAAAGAAAAGAACTATTTCGTCCTGACTCCGGCAGACACGGCTTTTGCCTTTACCTGCCAGTTTACGCCCGAGCCGTCTGACGCGCCTGCCGTGACGTTTGCCCAATCGGAACAGGCTGCATCGGCGTATTGGAACACGTATTGGACGAAAGGCGGGGCGGTGGACTTCTCGCTTTGCACCGATCCGCGCGCCAAGGAACTGGAACGCCGCGTGGTGCTGAGCCAGTACCTGATGGCTATCCAGTGCGCAGGCTCTACGCCTCCGCAGGAAACGGGCCTGACATATAACTCGTGGTTCGGAAAGTTCCATTTGGAAATGATTTGGTGGCATCAGGCGCATTTCGCCTTGTGGGGACACCCCGAAATGATGGGACGCACCTTGGGCTGGTATGAAAAAGCGGAACCCGTAGCCCGCCAGATTGCCGAACGTCAGGGATTCGAAGGCGTGCGCTGGATGAAGATGACCGACCCGAGCGGCATCGAAGCGCCGTCGAACGTGGGAAGCTTCCTCATCTGGCAGCAGCCCCACCTGATTTACCTTGCCGAACTGCTTTACCGTGCCGAGCCGTCGGACTCGATTATTCAGAAATATAACAAGCTGGTACAGGAAACCGCCGAGTTTATGTACTCGTTCGCTACCTACGACAAGGAAAACGACCGCTATATCCTGAAGGGTGCCATTCCGGCTCAGGAAACCTTGCGTGCCGCCGATACGGTAAATCCTCCTTTCGAGCTTTCTTACTGGCATTATGCCATGGGCGTGGCTCAGGAGTGGCGCGAACGTGCCGGCATGGAGCGTGTGCCCGAATGGGACGTGCTGATAGAGAAACTCTCTCCGCTGGCATACAACGAAGACCACCTGTATCTTGCCGCCGAGACCGCTACGGATACGTATAAGGACATCCGTTTCACCTCCGACCACATGGCGGTGCTGGGTGCCGTGGGCATTCTTCCGATGAACAAGCTTATCAATGCCGACTATATGCGCAACACCCTCGACTGGGTATGGGACAACTGGAACTGGAACAAGACCTGGGGCTGGGATTACCCGATGACCGCCATGGACGCGGCACGCCTGGGCGAGCCTGAAAAGGCGGTGGGAGCCTTGCTGATGGACAAGCGCACCAACACGTATCTGGTGAACGGGCACAATTATCAGGACGGACGCCTGCGCGTGTACCTGCCGGGCAATGGCGGCTTGCTTACCGCCGTGGCGATGATGTGTGCAGGCTGGGACGGTTCGGAAGGCGTGAACCCCGGATTCCCGAAAGACGGCACGTGGAACGTGCGTTGGGAAGGCCTGAAGCCGATGCCGTGA
- a CDS encoding DUF4450 domain-containing protein, which yields MHTTMNKLILTGIILMGCLSASAQSKQAKKIGDFIESTSYNDAKRGAERTLQYVPEGDDFVSVNGKNRFTRALYGSWSAFRLETSDRPVFAAYEKKNSKHIRFRLVHGGMSQALDSLDFCEARYTAGRRTYRLTDPVWGKGELRIGALALPDADGAVWKFEAEGMPAGALLQCFISEIRAKKLNRNGDMGADPPGCFEAPEHPRQQKMYPMKLEAETYLLLENQDLRVLPVSEGRALYGKAESARKALASRIRISTPDPYFNTLGGALAVAADGIWDGQVWLHGAVGWRMPLSGWRAAYTGDVLGWHDRARTHFDAYAASQVTEVPNTIPHPAQDSALHLARSVKHWGTPQYSNGYICRNPRRNNQMHHYDMNLCYMDELLWHLNWTGDLAYARRMWPVITRHLAWEKRNYDPDNDGLYDAYACIWASDALYYNSGAVTHSSAYNYRANKWAAEIARKIGEDPTPYQEEAARILKGLNERLWMAEKGHWAEFQDFMGHKRLHESAGVWTIYHAIDSETADPFQAYQATRYVDTQIPHIPVKGKGLEDEGYATIATTNWLPYSWSINNVAFAEVMHTALAYFQSGRGDAGYKLLKSSILDGMYLGDSPGNFGQVSFYDAARGECYRDFGDPVGVASRVLIQGLYGVLPDAMNGRLVIRPGFPMEWEHASLATPDVEYAYERNADTDTYRFTQRFASPLKLVLQVNARRERIASVRVNGKPAEWRLAPAAHGYPLLEIEALPSAEAEVEIAWAGKDICRIVETGLTVAGDAEEITLPSPEGLKTTEIYDPQGLFASSGLRPEGFWGKPKGLKGDHTFFIRTRQGEMEWWQPVNVCFERPMVKKKADFSEVNTEACRTVDMSAVLNDSVTSIFKEQYFSPRSPYTTLQIPVQGIGEWCHPLLSATIDDSGLRSLIRNDRFLTSLGVPFRLPKEGKNIAFTSLWDNYPDSIAVPLEGNASHAYLLLAGSTNHMQCRIANGTVRVRYADGTETCVTLTNPDNWCPIEQDFYVDGLAFDVPGPRPYRLHLKSGKVSRDLGKELGISGVYGREIEGGAGVLLDIPLDKAKELESLTLETVANDVVIGLMGVTLQE from the coding sequence ATGCATACGACTATGAACAAACTGATACTGACAGGAATCATACTGATGGGTTGCCTTTCCGCTTCCGCCCAGAGCAAGCAGGCGAAGAAGATAGGCGACTTTATCGAATCGACCTCGTATAACGACGCGAAACGCGGGGCGGAACGGACGTTGCAATACGTGCCCGAAGGAGACGACTTCGTGAGCGTGAATGGCAAGAACCGCTTTACCCGTGCCCTGTACGGGAGCTGGTCGGCTTTCCGTCTGGAGACCAGTGACCGTCCGGTGTTCGCCGCCTACGAGAAGAAGAACAGCAAGCATATCCGTTTCCGGCTGGTGCATGGAGGCATGTCGCAGGCACTCGATTCGCTGGACTTTTGCGAAGCGCGCTATACGGCAGGGCGGCGCACGTACCGGCTTACAGACCCTGTGTGGGGGAAGGGCGAGCTGCGCATCGGGGCATTGGCTTTGCCCGATGCCGACGGGGCGGTATGGAAATTCGAGGCGGAAGGCATGCCCGCCGGTGCCCTGCTGCAATGCTTTATCTCGGAAATCCGTGCGAAGAAGCTGAACCGCAACGGGGATATGGGTGCCGACCCTCCCGGATGTTTCGAGGCTCCGGAGCATCCCCGGCAACAAAAGATGTATCCGATGAAGCTGGAAGCGGAGACGTATCTCTTGCTGGAAAACCAGGACTTGCGCGTGCTTCCGGTGTCCGAAGGGCGTGCGCTGTACGGCAAGGCAGAGTCGGCACGCAAGGCATTGGCTTCGCGCATCCGCATCTCTACGCCCGACCCTTATTTCAATACCCTGGGCGGAGCCTTGGCGGTGGCGGCGGACGGCATTTGGGACGGGCAGGTATGGCTTCACGGAGCGGTGGGCTGGCGCATGCCCCTGAGCGGGTGGCGCGCTGCTTATACGGGCGATGTGCTGGGCTGGCACGACCGTGCCCGCACGCATTTCGATGCGTATGCCGCAAGTCAGGTGACCGAGGTGCCGAACACGATTCCGCATCCGGCACAAGACTCTGCCTTGCACTTGGCACGCTCGGTGAAACACTGGGGAACGCCTCAATACAGCAACGGATACATCTGCCGCAATCCGCGCCGGAACAACCAGATGCACCATTACGACATGAACCTGTGTTACATGGACGAGCTTCTGTGGCACCTGAACTGGACCGGAGACTTGGCGTATGCCCGCCGGATGTGGCCCGTCATCACCCGTCATCTGGCATGGGAAAAACGGAACTACGACCCCGATAACGACGGATTGTATGACGCGTACGCCTGCATTTGGGCGAGCGATGCCTTGTATTACAACAGCGGTGCCGTGACCCACTCTTCGGCATACAATTACCGGGCGAACAAATGGGCGGCGGAAATCGCGCGCAAGATAGGCGAAGACCCGACACCTTACCAGGAAGAAGCCGCCCGCATCCTGAAGGGGCTGAACGAACGCCTGTGGATGGCGGAGAAAGGACATTGGGCAGAGTTCCAGGACTTTATGGGACACAAACGCCTGCACGAAAGCGCCGGTGTATGGACCATCTACCATGCCATTGACAGCGAGACCGCCGACCCCTTTCAGGCGTATCAGGCAACCCGCTACGTCGATACGCAAATCCCGCACATTCCGGTGAAAGGGAAAGGGCTGGAAGATGAGGGCTATGCTACGATAGCCACCACCAACTGGCTCCCTTATTCGTGGAGCATCAACAACGTGGCTTTTGCCGAAGTGATGCATACGGCGCTGGCTTATTTCCAGTCGGGACGGGGCGATGCGGGATATAAGCTCCTGAAGAGTTCCATCCTTGACGGTATGTACCTGGGCGACAGTCCGGGAAACTTCGGGCAGGTGAGCTTCTACGATGCGGCGCGCGGGGAATGTTACCGTGATTTCGGAGACCCCGTGGGCGTGGCTTCGCGCGTGTTGATACAAGGCTTGTACGGCGTGCTTCCCGACGCGATGAACGGAAGGCTGGTCATCCGTCCGGGCTTCCCCATGGAATGGGAGCATGCCTCGCTGGCTACGCCCGATGTGGAATACGCTTACGAGCGGAACGCGGACACCGACACCTATCGTTTCACCCAGCGTTTCGCTTCGCCGCTGAAACTGGTCTTGCAGGTCAACGCACGCCGGGAGCGGATTGCCTCGGTAAGGGTGAACGGAAAGCCTGCGGAATGGCGTCTGGCTCCTGCCGCTCATGGATATCCCTTGCTGGAGATAGAAGCTCTTCCTTCCGCAGAGGCAGAGGTGGAAATCGCATGGGCAGGAAAGGATATTTGCCGTATCGTGGAAACGGGGCTGACCGTAGCCGGAGATGCGGAAGAAATCACGCTCCCGTCTCCCGAAGGCTTGAAGACGACCGAAATCTACGACCCGCAAGGGCTGTTCGCTTCGTCCGGGCTTCGTCCGGAAGGCTTCTGGGGAAAGCCGAAAGGCTTGAAGGGCGACCATACCTTCTTTATCCGTACCCGTCAGGGAGAGATGGAGTGGTGGCAACCCGTGAATGTGTGTTTCGAGCGTCCGATGGTGAAGAAGAAAGCCGATTTTTCGGAAGTGAATACCGAAGCTTGCCGCACGGTAGACATGAGCGCGGTGCTGAACGATTCGGTTACGTCTATCTTCAAGGAGCAGTATTTCTCGCCCCGTTCGCCTTATACCACGCTTCAGATTCCCGTGCAAGGCATCGGCGAGTGGTGTCATCCCCTGCTGAGTGCCACGATAGACGATTCCGGCTTGCGGAGCCTGATTCGGAACGACCGTTTCCTGACCTCCTTGGGCGTGCCTTTCCGCTTGCCGAAGGAAGGGAAGAACATCGCTTTCACCTCGCTTTGGGACAATTATCCCGATAGCATCGCCGTGCCGTTGGAAGGCAATGCCTCGCATGCTTACCTGCTTCTTGCCGGAAGCACGAACCACATGCAATGCCGCATCGCGAACGGAACCGTCCGTGTGCGTTATGCCGACGGTACGGAAACCTGTGTCACCCTGACCAATCCCGATAACTGGTGCCCCATCGAGCAGGATTTCTATGTGGACGGCTTGGCTTTTGATGTGCCCGGACCCCGTCCGTACCGCCTGCATCTGAAGAGCGGAAAGGTGAGCCGAGACTTGGGCAAGGAGCTGGGAATCAGCGGCGTGTATGGCAGGGAGATAGAAGGAGGTGCAGGCGTCTTGCTGGATATCCCCTTGGACAAGGCGAAGGAACTGGAGTCGCTCACCCTGGAGACCGTGGCGAATGATGTCGTTATCGGCCTGATGGGCGTTACGTTGCAGGAGTGA